The Nocardioides marmorisolisilvae genomic interval GAGAGGGCCGCGGTCGGCTCGTCCAAGATCACCACACGCGCGTCCCGCACAACGACACGTGCGATCTCCACGAGCTGACGCTCACCGACGCTAAGCTCACGCACCGCGATCCCTGGGTCGACCTGTCCCAGGCCCACCCGCTCGAGGGCACCGAGTGCGCTTCGTTCGAGTTTGCGTCGGTGCCAGATCAGCCCACTGTCGAGCCTGCCCAAGGCGAGGTTCTCAGCGACTGACATGCTCGGCACAAGACTGAACTCTTGAGTGACGATCGCTACGCCCGCTGCCTTGGCTTCCGCCGCAGACCTGAACTGCACGCGACGGCCGTCAAGCTCGATGAATCCGCTGTCGGGTTGCTGCAGTCCCGCGACACACTTGACCAATGTGCTCTTCCCAGCTCCGTTCTCTCCGAGAAGCGCAAGCACCTCACCCGCACGCACCTCAAGCGACACCTCGCTCAGTGCCACCACCGAGCCGTACTGCTTCGACACATTGTCGATCCGAAGCCTCGACGAGGACGCCGCTCGGGTCATGACCTTCTCCTTTGACGTCGTTTCGGGTCAGGCGCGCCCGAGCGCGGGCACCTGATCCGAATAGGGGTTCAGTCCAGAGGGCAGTTCTGCGAAAGCGGTACGCCCCACACATTCTGAGTCAAGGAGGCAGTATCTGCAGAGAACACCGGCGGGTTGTCGAGAATATTGATCTGCGCCGGCGCCTTGTCCGATGTCGAAGGTGCCTTCTCCGAGTAATGGAGAGTAGCTTCACCGGGAGCGATCTTCTTTCCGGATGCGAAATAGGCACTAATCACCGAGACCATGCCGGCACCCTCAACGTATCCAGACTGCAGTCCGGTCGCATAGACGGTCTTCGACTCGAGGACCGACGCCGGCCCACCACAGTTGCCCGAGACCATCCAGACGTCCTTGCCTGGCTCAAGCCCGTTCTGTCGCAGTGCGCGCGCGATCCCGTTCGCAGTGTCGTCATTCTGGGTAACGATGAAGTCAAGTTTCGACTTCCACTTCGGGATCAGCTGAGATGCCATCGCATATGCCTTTTCGGCGTCGGAGCAGCAGTCGTGGTTCTCCAACATGTTGAACGGAGCCGCCTTAGTTGCATCGACAAAGCCAGCGTAGCGTGCCTGTGCCTGAGCAGTGCCCGGGACTGAGCCGATGAAGAGGACGTTGCCCTCCGTGCTGTGAAGCTTGGTGCCACGGGCGTTGAGCTCGCCCCGCAGATGCATCAGGCTCTTGCCTGCGGTCTCGCCCACCAGCGCGTCACTCGGGCCGACGTACGCCTTGACGTAGTCCCAGCCTCCCTCCGCCACCTTCTGATTGATCTGGAACGTGGGCGCGATGCGCGAGAGCTGGGCGGCCTGGTTCACACCCGCCTTGGGATCCAGCGGAAAGATCATGATCGCGGCCGGCTTCTCTCCGCTCGCCACGAACTGCTGGACCTGCTGTCCCTGCTGAGCCGCATCCAGATTGTTGAGGACGAACTTCACGGTATAGCCGGCTTGTTTGGCATAGTCCTTGATGCCCTTGAACTGTGCAATGAGGTAGCTGATTCCAGCAGAAGAAGGGGCGAAATAGACGATCTCCCTACTGGCCTTGCCATTTCCACCTCCAGTGGCGGCGCCGCTGCCGCAGGCGCTCGATGCGAAAGCGACGCTCACCAGGAGAGCCAATATTTTCGCAATCCCGCCGTACTTATGGTTTGGTCGACTAATGGTCCGCACTCTGGTCTCCTTTGATTGGCATTTCTTACTCTTTCGAGGGGTTGGCGACACAACAGTCGAGCGACTGTGTGATTCGACAGCACAGAGATGCGTGGCTTGATCAGAATGCGACGACGCCATGTCCGCCCCCGAGAACGAGATCGTGACCGGTGACGAACGAGGAGTCATCACAGGCAAGGAACACCACTGCGGTAGCGATCTCCGCGGGTAGCGCGCGTCGCTTCATCAGCCGGTGCGATGCCGTGATCGCGTCGTTCACCCGCGCGGAGGCGGGAGCGCCATCGGGGGTACGCCGGGCGAGCGGCGTGTCGGTCACCCCAGGCGAGATCGAGTTAACCCGAATATCTGGGCTGTAGTCGCGGGCCATGGAGATAGTGAGTGCCCTAACACCCCCCTTTGCGGCGTGGTAAGCAGCGAGGGCAGGAGCACCCACAGTCGCGAAGGTGGAACAGGTATTGATGATGCAGCCCGATGACTGGCGCAACATCTGCGGCAGGACTGCCCGCGATCCCAAGAACACCCCGGTGAGGTTCACCGCCAGCGATCGGTTCCACTCGTCGAGCGTCAACTCGTGAGCCGCGCCGTAAACGCCAACGCCAGCGTTGTTGTGAAGCACATCTATCTGGCCGAATCGGTCAACTGTGCTCCTGGCCATCCGCTCCGTGTCCGCCTCGTTGCTGACATCGGCTTGAACAGCAAGCGCCATGGAGCCTGCTTCAACCAGGCAAGCCGCGGTGGCCTGCGCCGAATCCTCGTCGATGTCCACGCACGCCACCGCTGCACCCTCACGCGCCAGCGCCACCGCGGTAGCCGCGCCGATGCCCGACCCGGCGCCAGTCACGATCGCCACTCGCCCAGCGAGCCGCAGCCACGCCTGCCCACCGCTCATGCTGAGGCCACCATCGCGGCAATGCGCTCGGCGACTACAGCGGGTTGCTCGTAGACAAGCATGTGCGAGGCGTCCTCGATGACCTCGAGCTCAGCGTGTGGAAGCGCATCCAACCAGTGCTCGGAGAGTGCAACCGGGAGGACTCCGTTGTTCTTGCCCCACAAGATCTTGACCGGGGTCTCCCGGCTCCCACACAGCCGGTAGAGGCGGTGGGTGATGCCCGTGTCTGGGAACGGAAACATAAAGCGGCTGGCGCTGCCGAGCACCTCAGCGCGTCGCACCCCAGCCATTGCTCGCTCGTGGGGATTGGCCGGCTTGGGAAAGAGAGCAAGTGACAGCGAGCCCCCCGGCTCAGCCAAGATGTGTTCGAGGACATCGCGCTGAAGCAGAGCGAAGGCGTCTGCGCCGCCGATCTTGTCCTTCCACATCCCGACAGGATTGACAAGAAGCAGACCGCGGACGCGCTGCGGCTGAGCGACTGCCATCTCGGCGGCAAGTGCGGCACCCAGCCCGTGCCCGCCAATGAGAACGCGCTCCGAGATGTCCAGTTGATCAAGCGCATGCCAGTAAGCGATGGCAAGCTCGCCCAGCGATCCAAGACGAGCAACTTCTTCGGTAACACCCCAACCCGGATGATGAGGCAGTAGGAGTCGCAGGCCGGCCAACGATTCAGAGCTCGTCGCGAGCTCGGGGACCTGCTCGAAGGTCCCCCACTCGCCATGCAGCCACACGACGGGTCGCCCGGAACCAGTTCCGAACTGAGCCACGTGCAGAGCGGCCGCAGCCGGACCGAGATCCGTGCGGAGGGTCGCTTCGTTCGCCGCAATCATGCTGCACCGCCCATCGAACCCGTGCGAGCCGCATCCGGCACGCCGCGTTCCGACAGATCTAGCGGCTTGGGCCACCAACGGTGCTCATAGCCAGAGAACTTGTTTTCAAGGCCAGGCAGCACCTTCGATGTGAAAAGATCGATGTTCTGTCGTGCTAGCTCGTCCGGCATGTCGCCGAGGTGCAGCAATGAGATCCAGTTGCCGATATTGAGTCGGTCCGCCGCGTCGGAGAGCCGATCCCTGACGGTGCTTGGGCTGCCCGCGATCACGATGCCCGAGTCGACGAACTCGTCCCAGGTCAAGTCACGTGCTGCGGCGAAGGTGTCGCGTCTTGCGCCACCGGGGGCATCCTTGGGCGGTACCGCAGCGCGCAACGAGTCGAGGCTCTTGTATCCGGGCGCTTCGGCATAGCCGGGATACACATGGCTGAGTCGTTGATAGAAGTATTTGACGTGCGGCTCGTAGAGCCGGCGCGCCTCTTCGTCTGTGTCAGCTACCAGAATCGTCTGCACCATGCCAGCGCGGTACGGGTTGCGATCGCGACCCATCGCATCGACCCTCGCCCAGTACTTCTTCATGTTCGCCTCCGCGAAGTCGGACCCGAAGAAGGAGAGGAAGGTGTAAGGGATGTCGTGCTTGACCGCGAAGTCAAACGTCTCTACGGATCCGCTTCCGGGAGCCCAGATTGGAGGATGGGGTTTCTGCAAAGGGCGCGGCCACGGGTTGACGTAGCGAAGTTTATTGAACTCACCGTTGAACGAGAAGACGTCGGGCTCTGTCCACGCGCGCTTGATGAGCTCAAAGCCCTCGTTGTAACGCGCGCGCGTAGTCCGCGGCTCAACACCGTACACGAAGTTCGTGTCCTGGCTCGTGCCCATCGGAAAACCGGCAATGATCCGGCCACCGGTGAGAACGTCCAGGAGTGCCGTCTCCTCAGCGATCCGGATGGCGGGGTTATAGAGCGGGATCGAGTTGCCCATCACGAGGAGTGCCGATTTCGACGTGCGGCGGGCGAGGGCGGCCGTCATCAGTCCGGGGTTGGAGACCAGCCCGTATGCGTTGTTGTGGTGCTCATTCAAGCCCAAGCCATGGAACCCCGAGGCGTCGGCCAGTTCGAGCTGATTCAGGTAGGTGTTGTAGAGCCCATGCACTCGTCGCGAGTCTCCGAGCGACGCAGGGAGATCAACCCACGAACTCCGATACTTCTCCGAGAAGTCTGCAGGGAGGGCGTCGAAGGGCATGAAGTGGAAGTAGATGAATCGCATAGAGGATGACCTCGAAGTCCATGGTTGAGTCGCTGGCTGGCCCGCGTGAGTGGGAACCGTACTACCTTCCTAACGTTAGGTCAACGCTTAAGATGGCCACCAAGCCATGACTGGAGATGTGATGACAACCTTGCTGCCCCTGACCCCCGACGAGCTCCTGACCACTACGCGGGCCGTACGCAAACGCCTCGATCTGGACAGACCGGTGCCCCGGAGCGTGGTCGCCGAATGTGTTGCGGTCGCGGCGCAGGCGCCGTCCGCGAGCAACGTGCAGCCATACCGCTTCATGGTGGTTGACGCCCCTCCGGTTAGAGCCGCAATTGCCGATTTGTACCGATCTGGATATGACCGGTACAACGGACCACGCACGAGTCCGAACGATCAGGAGCGGCCTGAACACCCACTACAGAGCTCCTCGGACCACCTGCGCGATCACATGCATAACGTCCCGATGCTGGTCATCCCCTGCTTTATGGGCAATCTGGCGGAGCCCCGGTCATCAGCCCTTCGGGCGGGCCAGTGGGGCTCCATC includes:
- a CDS encoding sugar ABC transporter substrate-binding protein, which produces MSVAFASSACGSGAATGGGNGKASREIVYFAPSSAGISYLIAQFKGIKDYAKQAGYTVKFVLNNLDAAQQGQQVQQFVASGEKPAAIMIFPLDPKAGVNQAAQLSRIAPTFQINQKVAEGGWDYVKAYVGPSDALVGETAGKSLMHLRGELNARGTKLHSTEGNVLFIGSVPGTAQAQARYAGFVDATKAAPFNMLENHDCCSDAEKAYAMASQLIPKWKSKLDFIVTQNDDTANGIARALRQNGLEPGKDVWMVSGNCGGPASVLESKTVYATGLQSGYVEGAGMVSVISAYFASGKKIAPGEATLHYSEKAPSTSDKAPAQINILDNPPVFSADTASLTQNVWGVPLSQNCPLD
- a CDS encoding glucose 1-dehydrogenase; the protein is MSGGQAWLRLAGRVAIVTGAGSGIGAATAVALAREGAAVACVDIDEDSAQATAACLVEAGSMALAVQADVSNEADTERMARSTVDRFGQIDVLHNNAGVGVYGAAHELTLDEWNRSLAVNLTGVFLGSRAVLPQMLRQSSGCIINTCSTFATVGAPALAAYHAAKGGVRALTISMARDYSPDIRVNSISPGVTDTPLARRTPDGAPASARVNDAITASHRLMKRRALPAEIATAVVFLACDDSSFVTGHDLVLGGGHGVVAF
- a CDS encoding alpha/beta fold hydrolase — protein: MIAANEATLRTDLGPAAAALHVAQFGTGSGRPVVWLHGEWGTFEQVPELATSSESLAGLRLLLPHHPGWGVTEEVARLGSLGELAIAYWHALDQLDISERVLIGGHGLGAALAAEMAVAQPQRVRGLLLVNPVGMWKDKIGGADAFALLQRDVLEHILAEPGGSLSLALFPKPANPHERAMAGVRRAEVLGSASRFMFPFPDTGITHRLYRLCGSRETPVKILWGKNNGVLPVALSEHWLDALPHAELEVIEDASHMLVYEQPAVVAERIAAMVASA
- a CDS encoding LLM class flavin-dependent oxidoreductase gives rise to the protein MRFIYFHFMPFDALPADFSEKYRSSWVDLPASLGDSRRVHGLYNTYLNQLELADASGFHGLGLNEHHNNAYGLVSNPGLMTAALARRTSKSALLVMGNSIPLYNPAIRIAEETALLDVLTGGRIIAGFPMGTSQDTNFVYGVEPRTTRARYNEGFELIKRAWTEPDVFSFNGEFNKLRYVNPWPRPLQKPHPPIWAPGSGSVETFDFAVKHDIPYTFLSFFGSDFAEANMKKYWARVDAMGRDRNPYRAGMVQTILVADTDEEARRLYEPHVKYFYQRLSHVYPGYAEAPGYKSLDSLRAAVPPKDAPGGARRDTFAAARDLTWDEFVDSGIVIAGSPSTVRDRLSDAADRLNIGNWISLLHLGDMPDELARQNIDLFTSKVLPGLENKFSGYEHRWWPKPLDLSERGVPDAARTGSMGGAA
- a CDS encoding nitroreductase family protein, whose protein sequence is MTTLLPLTPDELLTTTRAVRKRLDLDRPVPRSVVAECVAVAAQAPSASNVQPYRFMVVDAPPVRAAIADLYRSGYDRYNGPRTSPNDQERPEHPLQSSSDHLRDHMHNVPMLVIPCFMGNLAEPRSSALRAGQWGSILPAVWSFMLALRARGLGSVFTAVHLAHEGEVAEMLGIPYPDVSQVGLLPVAYTRGTDFRPGTRADPGQTTRWNHW